The Pecten maximus chromosome 10, xPecMax1.1, whole genome shotgun sequence region GGAAATTCCCTATATATCCAGTATACGATTCAGTGAAGCCACCACCTTTTTATTCCTGCGCCACGTGATGTATCTGTGTATTTAATCAGGTACACGAGGCCAAGTTAACCATAACATTGTGTGATAGCGACAGAGTGACAGTCTGTGTATCTATGGTGTATTAGTGTATTGAAGAATTATTCATAGCAAGTAGTTGTGCAACTGCAGCTCTTGATTTGGTAAGTGtacataatacaataatttagttaattatgtattattgtattaatatattttggttGGCGGATTCGAATtaggttttcatttcatttataattattttcctttcgtttatttttttaattgcattatTAGATAAAAGATGAACAAtacaaatttattatttttcctgcatttacttaattttttttaacatcatAATATGCAAACATTTACGCATTTGTTCCGTGTAgaaaatatttcagtaatattttgatgaaaGCTGATAggatacagggtacagtgacatcTATAGCATTGATGTATTGTAGTTTCCATAGTGTCATCTTACCATAATGTTCTTGTCTTGTCGTCTGTAATATTTAGTTATGACACTTTAAAGTTTATTTAGCTTGATGGATATTTAATACATTCCAAGTGATACAAACTCCATAAATGCCTACCATTATCTAAACAAATTGTCGCCTAGACGGTAGAGCGTTTGATATCATTACCATCTTGTCTGCGGGGCCTATGTTTACACCGGGTTATGTTAGCGTTGCGTCGCCTTCTGTAGGGAAAGGCTAGACCTACAAGGTACCAACTGATCTCTCGTCATATCATCGATCACCTTAGTGATCGACAGCGATGACAGATTCCACTATGCATTTGAATTAATTAGCCTGAGGATGCACCTTGCTTACTTGGTATACCGAATGAATTTAAAGGGGTGTTGACGAAAGTCTTGACCGCTCACGACTCACATATACCCTTGGGTCAATTTGCACTTACATGAAATCCATGTCCCCGCCTCCTACACACTAGATATAAAAGCGTTTCCTCACTTGACCTATGTATCATTTGGCTAAGTGACTTGAGAGTGAAACCATCTCCACTTGATAAGGAGATTATAAAGGATTCACAATGTACGGACAACAGTGTCATTATTATCAATCTGCTGTTAACTATTGCAGAAACCAAGGAAACACAGTTCAGTATTCTTGGATACAGAATCATTTGGTACAGATGGCTGTCTCCTGTCCTACACAAGCTGTAagtatattcatattttatacttttatttatAAACTATAAGTTTAAAAAAGTCGCAAATAATTGAGTTTGATCTCTTAAGAATTTGTTCagtttattatttgtatatgaATTGGATTAAGTAGTACATCATATATTTGTAGCAAgctaatattttattatttccacTTCAGTTGACAGAAACTTTCACTCCGGAATTTGATATGGACAATATTTCCTTGTACGAACCATGCGACGTGAAACTTGAAAAAGTGTCTGAATATGTGATGGGCGAATCCGATGTCTCCAGTATTAGCAACAAAACATTTATGGATTTAACAGACACCTTTGAGGGATTCAAGCAAGGTAAAACCAAATGAAACCAtctaattatacaaaaatatgttcTTGGTAATACGagttaattatcaaaataagtCTACCTATTATACCAGCTAATTATACAAACAAGGTAAtctaaataatataattttataatcgTTGTAACTCTCATAACACCATGTAAGTATGTGTGTATTAATtaattagatataatattcAATTGTCTTATGAACAATAAATGAAACTgcattaatatattaatattaatcGCCTAAAACGACATGTTAATACTATATGTGTCACCTgctaaatgtttaaatattttatttttatgtttagaATATGTCTGCTCGTTTGAGGATAAGAACATGAAGAGCTGGACAGAGAAGCACCCCGAGCATTGGAACAATAACGAGGTTCTTGACTGGATATATTTTGTGGCTGCCGAAAATCATCTGGATGTTGCCAGACTCCGAGGAGAAAATTTCCAGACAATTACAGGGCAAAAACTATGTCAAATGTCCCAACAGGATTTTATAGAGAGAGACCCCGAGTATGGCTCCTACTACTTCGAGCTTTTCCGACAAATATTTAATGAAGGTAAGgcgatatatatttacataaaccagatacatattatcaaaaaaataaaatgtcaataatTTGTAACTATAGTCCTTTTATTTCTGTTATTTATCTAGGTTTTGGgtagtttttattttatgtataaatattacctgACTAATCTATGTTTAAATCTCTACTTACACATTGCTTGTTTGATTTACAGCTAAATTTATGCCTCCGGCCTCAGTCGACCCCACTACAGGTGACAGCGTTAGTCTAAACTTCCCCAGGGAACTGTTCTCTCTTCCACAAACCATACCAGATATGGAAGTCAGCGATGCTCAAACCAGTGGTAGGTTTACCTTTAAAAGTACACAAAATTGTAGCACAAGACAGGTGTCATCAATTCGATAGTGATAATTATAGAAAATAGAGGTAAATACAAAGCAATTAATTTATAACAATTAGAATAATTATAAAAGGTGAAAATAGTTAATACGAATTTAAGCGAATAAttcattttcaacattttttttatttatctaacaaATTCATACTTTGCCTATCAGAAATGCTTGACAACAACCTGGATACCATGctagaaatccaagatggcgtcCCAAAAGTGAACATCGCAGGCGCCTGGTATGACTTTGATGATGATATGGACATCCAAGTGGACCGAACTGACCAAGGCTACATCAGTGGAGGTAGGTTGtttcctgtatataacactcaCTAATAAAGGAAATCAATATTATCATCCGTTCTCATCTCATTTTAGAAATTTTTGGATTTACgttcatttattgatatatattgttttacaattcgTAGAAGCAGAAAGTGAATGCGACTCCCGGCTCCCATCGCAATTGTTTTCCGACGAAGAGgctgatgttgttgttgttgttaagaAGGAGCCAAAGAAGAAAGCACCATCACGGCGGTCTCACGGCAGTACCTCGTCCAGTGACGGAGGCTTTGAGAGTGAGGATGGCAAATCAAACAGGGGCAGAAAACACGGCCAATGTAagtttataaaacatgtattactTATGACTTAACTATCACGCTTTTTATCACTTATTGCTTGGTTACAAAATGTTCAGAAATTATCAACTTTTCTATATTTCTCACAATTGGACCCGTATTagattaatattattatttttttttctcgcaGGCTCAAAAGGAAATCATTTGTGGGAATTCATCCGCGACTTGTTAAAAGATCCCCAGCTAAACCCAAGTCTCCTGAAATGGGAAGATAAAGAATCAGGGGTGTTCCGATTTGTCCAATCAGAAGCCGTGGCACAAATGTGGGGAAGGAAGAAAAGCAACCCTGGAATGACGTACGAGAAACTCAGTAGAGCCATGAGGTACGTTGAATTACATGTTGTATAACTGTTCGTCGCTAAATTTTCTCTTTCAGTACTTCCTGTTTATCTGAAAGTTTTGTTGGCATGTGCATTAATTGTATTGTGTTGTCCGTCGATATACTAGTAGCCTCGATTAGTGATGTTAGTGGTGGAAGGTTTACTtatagtgtatataatatatatatatatcatggcgATTATTGGTGACAggtttacaatattatatagtaGTATGCATGCAATAAATGGTTAAACCATACATACAAAAGTGTATGTAACTGTGGTGAATCTATAGCTGTAAATATGACGGACCAGTCAGCCGAGTAGTAGCTGCAATGTTTGGTTACTGGGCACTTGATGATGTTTTAACAGAGCCATTATTTTTGTACAACAGGTTTTGCAGATCTGCAGATTATTTTGCTGGTGTACCCAAAAATGGGAAATTCCCGAAGAAATTGTGTTTCCGGTTCGGCCCCAAAGCTTTCGGTTGGAAAGCAGTGTAGACTGGGATCGCTTAGGTTAATACCATTCCACAAATTATCTTCCCTTTTCTTGATTCTTTTCCTCACTTATGAGCTTATTAGCTTTGAGTATGAACTCCTGTTTGCTTTTCTATTTCGCTATCGTTGATGTACGTTTCTTTATATCTTACTAACCTCCTATCTAACCCTTAATTCTAACCTTTTAACACTTTAAAAAATTATCGCTACTGATTGTTACcttctttctttattttaacatttatatttctttaacacttatttctttttatcttttataacTTGCCTTTATTTAATTATCTTTCACTATTTTCAAATTTGCTtttctaatgaaatattgtaataataattttCTGCTAACATAAATCgtatatttattgaaatgaaaaaaaaaataatagtaataatttaaaaatatgttatcagaaaagaaatttaattaaagtaattaatcaattataaaTGCTTTCGAGCAACTTTTCAAGaatcatttgaaaattaaagcgataatttaatacatgtactaatgtgCTGCATGTTAGATTGTGACGGGTTAATCAGTTCATGCATGGATGatttaattatgataataataatgtataaagAGATGTTTACaataatttccattttattACGTTTCTTCAGGTATTACTATAAGCGAGGCATACTTGACCGTGTTGACGGCCGGAGACTCGTATACAAGTTCGGATCCAATTCCCACGGCTGGAAGGACTGAGATCACGCATGCGCGACTCTTCTCCAGCGTACTACCCATAGTACCGGAAACTCCAAACCCCCACTACCCGATTGTGGTGGCCAGTAAATCTCCACTGGACAGTCCCGCGTCCATGGAACCCGGATATCTCTATAAGCTGGACATTCGTATTCGGCTTTCAAAGCTACCGGCTAGATTTGAGAACATTCCCAAGGGATTTCTTTATACGATTGCAGCAATCAATGCAACAGTGCAATTTCATCGCAATTCCGGTGTAAGTTGACGACAATCAAAGAACGACGTAGAGCCATTAAATGGAAACTGAGATTATTGTGTTTGACAAGCATACCTGTGATACAAGGACTTACTCATTATCGTCATTAGTGTTTCTCGTGACCTCGCCAAGATCATCGTCATTAGTGTTTCTCGTGACCTCGCCAAGTACTGGCATAGCAAACTCACCACAAGGAAATAAGCTGTGCAGGAGAGTGAATATGAACTCTAGTAgaatactatatatagtatataaagcTTGTAGGAATTTAATATGataatcaatatcaaaatatgtgttcatacaaatatagtatATTTTAGCTTTACAAAGTTACTTAGAGTTCTAAGTTGTTTGTTGGAATGACCGATAATTTCCCGGTCGTTTAGTGAGTATCTGTGTTAGGGAGTGATTCATTCTGCTTTACAAGTGGCGATTAATTTCAGAACATTCATCATATCATCCGACATCCATTATTCAGTATTAGTCAGTGCAAACGGCAATGACTTAGAGGACGAAGTCTTCAGTTCTAAGATTTAGTCCCATCGGTGAACAATGTACACTAAACTACAATTTTCGTGCAAGATAAGCTACATAATGTACCATGTTGTTCTTTCTCactaatttatttatttgtgattttgttaaatgttgttaaaatgttatatatttgatattatatttttgtaagtttatatgaataaatatgaaatacctaaaacaaatgtatattgttataatttgttGAAGTTAGTTATGGCGATTGGCAATATAACCTATATTAGCTATCTGGTTATAGGTATTCTCTATAACTTCCAGTTCCAAACGATATTTTGgcagtttattttcatttttgttgctATAAGTTTACACGCAAATTATTTGGACTATATAATCGTCTTGGTGTGAGAAATCCTGTTTTCtgtaacaaaatgaaaaaagacAAACCCAGTAAAAATTATTGGACAAGGCTGGATGGGTTAGATGTTGTTATGTCCCACGTAGTTGGATCATATTAATGCACTAACTCTGGGAGTGTTTGGCCCGGGGTAAGTGGTTAACCACATAGAACATCGACCACACGTTCTTCTTAATGGTCGAGTGTGCTGGGGTAGCCAACGTCGTGACgacacatcatcatcacatGGTCTGGGGTAACAGTCGTCATGACGACACATCATCACACGGGCTGGGTTAACAGTAGTCATGACgacacatcatcatcacatGGTCTGGGGTAGCCAACGTCATAACgacacatcatcatcacatGGTCTGGGGTAGCCAACGTCATAACGACACATCATCATCACACGGGCTGGGGTAACAGTAGTCATGACGACAGGTCATTATTACATGGGCCGGGGTAACAGTCGTCCTGACGACAGGTCATTATTACATGAGCCGGGGTAACAGTAATCTTGACGACAGGTCATCATCAGACTGTCTGGGGCAACAGTCGTCATGACgacacatcatcatcagatggaCTGGGGTAACATTAGTTATCCTGGTATGGACTAGGGTACATATAACCACTGTCATG contains the following coding sequences:
- the LOC117336743 gene encoding ETS-related transcription factor Elf-5-like isoform X1 — translated: MAVSCPTQALTETFTPEFDMDNISLYEPCDVKLEKVSEYVMGESDVSSISNKTFMDLTDTFEGFKQEYVCSFEDKNMKSWTEKHPEHWNNNEVLDWIYFVAAENHLDVARLRGENFQTITGQKLCQMSQQDFIERDPEYGSYYFELFRQIFNEAKFMPPASVDPTTGDSVSLNFPRELFSLPQTIPDMEVSDAQTSEMLDNNLDTMLEIQDGVPKVNIAGAWYDFDDDMDIQVDRTDQGYISGEAESECDSRLPSQLFSDEEADVVVVVKKEPKKKAPSRRSHGSTSSSDGGFESEDGKSNRGRKHGQCSKGNHLWEFIRDLLKDPQLNPSLLKWEDKESGVFRFVQSEAVAQMWGRKKSNPGMTYEKLSRAMRFCRSADYFAGVPKNGKFPKKLCFRFGPKAFGWKAV
- the LOC117336743 gene encoding ETS-related transcription factor Elf-5-like isoform X2, with the protein product MAVSCPTQALTETFTPEFDMDNISLYEPCDVKLEKVSEYVMGESDVSSISNKTFMDLTDTFEGFKQEYVCSFEDKNMKSWTEKHPEHWNNNEVLDWIYFVAAENHLDVARLRGENFQTITGQKLCQMSQQDFIERDPEYGSYYFELFRQIFNEAKFMPPASVDPTTGDSVSLNFPRELFSLPQTIPDMEVSDAQTSEMLDNNLDTMLEIQDGVPKVNIAGAWYDFDDDMDIQVDRTDQGYISGEAESECDSRLPSQLFSDEEADVVVVVKKEPKKKAPSRRSHGSTSSSDGGFESEDGKSNRGRKHGQCSKGNHLWEFIRDLLKDPQLNPSLLKWEDKESGVFRFVQSEAVAQMWGRKKSNPGMTYEKLSRAMRYYYKRGILDRVDGRRLVYKFGSNSHGWKD